Sequence from the Bremerella volcania genome:
AAGATGTCGGCGACAAGCCCCCTCACCCTAACCCTCTCCCCCGCAGACGGTGGAGAGGGGACTAGATTAGGAGAGCCGTTCCTCGGCCCAAACCTTCAGTTTTTCGCGGAAAATCTTCGAGTTATGCCGCACATCCACGGGAAAATTGGGGTGCAGCAGGAAATGTTCTATTCGCTCGGTCAACCGTTTTTTATTGCCGATTTCCCGCAGCTGGTCCATCAGTTGGTCGATCTCTTGCGGCGTATCAGGGTACATCCCAGGCCACGGCTGGACGATCACCACCGGAATCTGACTGCCTGGCTCGCCGAGCCCTACCAGCGCGCTGCGAAAGATTTTTTCGTGCGTGTTGAAGATCGATTCGACTGGAATCGTGAACATCGACCCATCGGCGGTCTCCAGGCGATGCGACTTCCGCCCGCAAAACCAGAAACGGTCCTGCGTGTCGAGATAGCCGACGTCTCCCATGCGATGCCACACTGCGTCGCCATCGTAGATCTTCGACAATCGCGTCGCCTCGTCACTGGTCGCGTACCGCCGCGTAACCACCGGGCCGCGGACGATCAGTTCGCCGATCTCGCCACGTGGAAGTGGATTGATTTGTTCGACCGTCTCGATTGCTTCGTCGGAAATGGCGATCACCCGCCAGTCGATTCCCTCGAAACGTGAGCCAACGCAAGTGCCCGCTCCTTCGTTGGAACGCTCGATCGTTTCCCCTAACACCTCACTGGCCGAGATCGAAGCCACCGGCAACGCTTCGGTCGCCCCGTAGGGCGTGTACATCTCGGCATTGGGAGCCGCCTTTTTCATACGCTTCAAAACATGCGGCGGAACAGGGGCTCCGGCCGAAAGCACGCGCCGAAGCGACGGCATCCACAGGTTTTCGCGTTCGCAGAACTGCCCCACGGCGTTCCATACCGCCGGCGAAGCGAAGGATTGGGTCGCTTCCCAGTCGGCAACCGCTTCCAATATGTTCCGCGGATCGACGGTCGCCGGGCGGCTGAAATCCATGTCAGGGATGACCGAAGTCACTCCCATCGCGCTATTGAAGAGCCCGAACAGGGGGAAGCCAGGCACATCGATCTCGCCGGGCTCAATCGCGTAACGTTCTTGAATGAACTGCACCTGGCGGCGGAATCCTTCGTGCCGGAATTCAACTCCCTTCGGCGGTCCCGTACTGCCGGAAGTAAAGATGATCGCTGCTCTGTCGTCGGCCGTGGCGGCAAATGGCTGAAAGTCGCCAACCTCCGTTTCGCGCAGCTGGTCGAGCGTTGTACCTCCCCAGAACCACTTGCGACCGACGGTCACATTCAGCCTGGCATCGCGGTAACGTCGTCCGCACAGCTTGCGTACGGCATGCACGATCGGAATGCCCACAAACCCTTCCGGCTTGACCTGATCGAGACAAGACAAGACGTTTTTCTTTCCCATCCCGGGATCGATCAAAACGCTGACTGCCCCGACCTTGAAGAGAGCAAACACGAGCGAAACGAAATCAATCCCTGGTCGAACCATCAGCGCCAAACGCGTACCCGGGACCACCCCCATCTGCGACAAACCGGCCGCGATGATCGTGCTATCTTCGGCCAGCCGAGCAAACGAGATCGTATCGTAATGCCGCTTCCCCTGGGCATCGCGCTGGCCTGCTACGGCAATCGCGATTGCGTCGGGGCAAGTGAGTGCCACTTCATCCAGAAGTAGCCCCACATTGAAAACGGTCGATGTCATCGTGGCATCCGCCATCAAGCTTCTCTCTTGTCCCCTCGCCCCTGAGGGTAGAAGGTTAGGGTGAGGGGTTTTCGTTTGAACTCTTTCGAGGGTCGCAATGCCAACGCGCACTCATCCCAGGTGGGTGACCCAGAGAGATTTCTCTCTGGGCCCCCGGTTAGGAAGTAACTCGCGCGATTACGTAATCGATCAATTTCGCAGCAATGTCTACATCGCAGGCCTTCGCCAGCCCTTTCCATCCTGGGACAGCATTGGCTTCCAGTAAATACCAGCCCCCTACGCCGTCGGGCAAAAAGTCGAGCCCGGCGATCGACAGATCGAGCGTCTTCACCGCGTCGAGCGCTACTTGTGCGACCTCGTCGGGAATGGACTCCGCCGAGGCACTGGCACCGCGGCTGAGGTTCGTTCGCCAACTGTCGGCCGAAGTCCGCCGCATGCCCCACGTCATTTCGCCAAGCACGAGCACACGCAGATCGTAGCCGGGATGGGGCACGAACTTCTGCAGATAGATGATCTGATCCATCTGCTGCAGCGTTTTGAAGACGCGATGGGCGAGGTCGGCGTCCTCGACCCGCATGATCCCCCGCCCTTCTCCGCCGAAGATCGGCTTGACGACGACCGACGGTCCCAATTCTTCAAAAGCGTCCATCGCATCCTGCCACGTTTGACAGACGTGCGTCTGAGGGACCCGGTAGCCTGCGGCCGATAGTTTGGAAAGAGAGAGATACTTGTCGATGGCCAGTTCCATCGACTTGGGCGGATTGATGATCAACACCCCTTGCCGCTCGAGCCCGGCCAATGCATCCATGCGGAAGACGACTTGCTCGAGCGAACCCGGCGGCATCGAACGCACGATCACCGCGTCGAAGTTGTCGGACAACACCGCATCGGCGGAAATCGACTCCCTGCCACCAATGCGTGACTGCAAAGCCGAGAACTCCAGACGCTGGACTTGGGCTTTCCCAATGGCTGCGCGCTGCAGGTCTTGGAAGTACCAGCTATCTTCGTTGGCCAACACGCCGATGCGTGGTAGTCGTGCATTTGCATCCATCGCGGCGGTTAACCTTGCCCGAACGACTTGACCAGCACTTCGAGGTTGCGCTGACCGAAGATGGTCGATTTGCCATCTTGCAAGCTCACCAGGCAAACTTCCGCCGGGCTGAACAGCAGTGGGTCGATCTGGTAGAAGTCGAACTTCGCGTCGCGCAAAATCTTTTCAAACGGCTGGCCGTACATCGAG
This genomic interval carries:
- a CDS encoding fatty acid CoA ligase family protein produces the protein MADATMTSTVFNVGLLLDEVALTCPDAIAIAVAGQRDAQGKRHYDTISFARLAEDSTIIAAGLSQMGVVPGTRLALMVRPGIDFVSLVFALFKVGAVSVLIDPGMGKKNVLSCLDQVKPEGFVGIPIVHAVRKLCGRRYRDARLNVTVGRKWFWGGTTLDQLRETEVGDFQPFAATADDRAAIIFTSGSTGPPKGVEFRHEGFRRQVQFIQERYAIEPGEIDVPGFPLFGLFNSAMGVTSVIPDMDFSRPATVDPRNILEAVADWEATQSFASPAVWNAVGQFCERENLWMPSLRRVLSAGAPVPPHVLKRMKKAAPNAEMYTPYGATEALPVASISASEVLGETIERSNEGAGTCVGSRFEGIDWRVIAISDEAIETVEQINPLPRGEIGELIVRGPVVTRRYATSDEATRLSKIYDGDAVWHRMGDVGYLDTQDRFWFCGRKSHRLETADGSMFTIPVESIFNTHEKIFRSALVGLGEPGSQIPVVIVQPWPGMYPDTPQEIDQLMDQLREIGNKKRLTERIEHFLLHPNFPVDVRHNSKIFREKLKVWAEERLS
- a CDS encoding ATP-grasp domain-containing protein translates to MDANARLPRIGVLANEDSWYFQDLQRAAIGKAQVQRLEFSALQSRIGGRESISADAVLSDNFDAVIVRSMPPGSLEQVVFRMDALAGLERQGVLIINPPKSMELAIDKYLSLSKLSAAGYRVPQTHVCQTWQDAMDAFEELGPSVVVKPIFGGEGRGIMRVEDADLAHRVFKTLQQMDQIIYLQKFVPHPGYDLRVLVLGEMTWGMRRTSADSWRTNLSRGASASAESIPDEVAQVALDAVKTLDLSIAGLDFLPDGVGGWYLLEANAVPGWKGLAKACDVDIAAKLIDYVIARVTS